Part of the Methylomonas sp. AM2-LC genome, TATGGCTCTAATGAGGCAAAATTGAGGCTTATAAACTTGTTAAGATTGTTTACGACGAACGACCCAGCCTACTAATGGCAAGCCTAATAACATCATTGCCCATTCTTGAGCTTCTGGTACTGCTGAAATTTGCAAATTAGCCCCGAAAATACCAGCGTTACTCAGATTGAAATTATTAGATTTAAATGGGAAAGCGAGAGAGCTGCCATTATAATTCCAAGCATCTTTAATATAGGTAATCTGTGGCGCAGTAGTTGCACCAATTGCACCTGCCCCGTAGTTTGTATATCCTACTGAAGCTACGTAGTAATCCGAACCTGCTTTGAGTTCCACTGGAGTAATTGCAGCATAGCTGAATTGATTCAATACTGGGCTTGACTTAGTGACTGATGCTGAGGCTAATAAGTTGCCAGAACTGTCCCATAGACCAATTTCAACTGGACTACTGCTAACACCGGCAGTTAAAGAGCCAAGTTTTGTAACATCAACATTGGAGTTGGCCTGAAATTCGAAACCAAGATTCCAATTACTCCCTGAGAGATTACCTGCCAATGAATTAAAAGAGATAGCTGGTGTATCAGCCTGTGCAATTCCAAAACTTAATGAAAATGTCAGAAATATTGATGTGATTGATGTTTTCATAGAAACCATGAATTAAATATCCTTGATGTTAAGTTAATCATAAGACGATGCAGCACTGTAATTCAATATGGCTTTAATCGCTTACCTACGGCGTTATTTTGCTTTTAACGCATAATAGTCTAACATAAAAACAAAGTTTATTAAGTTCTGCCTAACGTATTTTCTATTCAGCCGATATAGGGTGTAGTTGTATTGCGCCTTATAACATCGTCGGACTTATCATAGTTAATTCAGCTAGGTTTTTATATTGTTATTAAGCCTAAAAGCTGTTGAAATGGCTGGAAATTTTTATCTGCATGCAAGAGGGGGAACCGCTTTCGATACAATAGGTTGCAATCAGTGTGTCTATGGTTTTGCGGATAGTAATGCCTTGCTTACGCAACACGGTAAGTCGTAATTGCCAACGCGTCAGCCTCATAGGGCGCATTAGCTTCAGCGTAATGCGCCGCATGGTCGAAGGCAACAGTGTCGCAATACGGCTTCGCCTATTACGACCTATTCCGGCTTATCGCGTTAGCTTTAGGGCTTTGCCTAAGCTGTCTTGATTCATCTACATCAATCAACGCGATAAGCCGTTGCGCCGCATGGTTTAACTTCGTTCACCATCAACATCAATAACGGGTAAGGGTGTTGCCCAATTTGCCGGGTATAAACCTTGATCAACACAACGATGAAAAGTGGAGTAAGGCCAATTAATCACTTGTTTAACCAATCCGTGTTTTACAGGATTAATGTGGCAGTAATCAAGATGTGCTGCATAATCGGCATCATCAAGAATTAGATGTTCCCAAAAACGCCGTTGCCAAATGCCTCTTTCACCCTTGGCAATACGTACGGCAGAACGTCTTTCAGTGATGGGTAATGCTTTTGAAAAAGCTTGCTTGATCAAGCGCCAGCGGGTGGTGTTATCGGTATCACCTTGGGGAAGAGTCCATACACAGTGTAAATGATCAGGCAAAACCACCCAGGCATCAATATGAAAAGGCCAACGTCTTCTTACGTTTTTAACGGTATGCCTTAGGATGTCAATGTGGCGGATTAATAAATCATTAGGCTCTCGCTCTAGCAGATTAACGGTAAAAAAGTAGGTTCCACCGGGTATGCGGTAGCGTCGATAGTTGGACATGAATAAAAAAATATTTTAGGTGTTCCAAAAATTTTAGCAAACGTGGTGGTTAGTGTCTATCATGCGGCGCAATAGGCTTCGCTATTGACGCCCTATGAGGCAATCGCTTTGATAGTTGCGGCTTATGGTCTTAATGTTTTCGAACAAAGTTGGGGGTAAAACAAACTTGTCTTTTTATTTGCAAAGTTTGTCGCTTCGAAGCTGGGTTTCGTTATCTCAGCCCAGCCTTTATGCTGCTTCCAAAGTTTGTAAAGGTAAATGTGCAAGCGATATAGATTCAATATCCGTTTTTTGGCTCGCGTTCTGTACATCAATTCCCACAAGCTTACCGTTGCAATCAAAATCCAATACTACACCCTCAGCAACTTCGTCTGAGTCAACAGATGGAGTATTGGATAGATGAATATATAGCGAATCAGTTTCTTTATCGTAGCTAAGCTTCATGGTTTAAATCTCCGATCCGGAAAGGCGTTGTGTAGGGTTATGCCGTCTTCGAGCGTTACCACTCGCAAATATTTACCTAGCTCTTGCACATATATCCAGTGCCGAATTCGACCATCTTCCTGGATTTCTTTGTGAGCAGTTTGAATCAGCGCTGATAAACACCAATCTATCTGTATATAGGGCCGTTTAACTAAAACATCATTACGAAAATAAGCTGTAGTTGGGTGATCCATGTCTTATAATAATGTATAAAAAGACATTGTTCAATTTTGGCATTGATCGCATTCTGTGCGGATTGATGCACAACCTTTGATGGTAATGTTTTGGGCGAGTATGCACAGCTATAAAGCAGATTAGCTTCGATGCTGGGTTTCGTTAACCAATGTTGTAGGTGCTACAGTAAATGGAGTCAGTAAAACTGTAGATACAGCGTCAACACCTGCCGCATAATAAAAAAAGGTAGTCAACACGGTAAGTCGTAATTGCCAACGCGTCAGCCTCATAGGGCGCATTAGCTTCAGCGTAATGCGCCGCATGGTCGAAGGCAACAGTGTCGCAATACGGCTTCGCCTATTACGACCTATTCCGGCTTATCGCGTTAGCAGATTAACGGTAAAAAAGTAGGTTCCACCGGGTATGCGGTAGCGTCGATAGTTGGACATGAATAAAAAAATATTTTAGGTGTTCCAAAAATTTTAGCAAACGTGGTGGTTAGTGTCTATCATGCGGCGCAATACGCTTCGCTATTGACGCCCTATGAGGCAATCGCTTTGATAGTTGCGGCTTATGGTCTTGTAGGTGCAACTGTAAATGTAGTCAGTAAAACTGTAAATGTAGTCAGTAAAACTGTAGATACAGCTTCAACACCTGCCGCATAATCAAAAAGGTAGCCAGAATATTATAATTGTGGCTACCCTGATAACTATTAAGATTGTTTACGACGAACGACCCAGACTATTAATGGCAAGCCTAATAACATCATTGCCCATTCTCCTGCTTCGGGAACTGCTGATATAGATCCTGTGAATGTTAAACTGGCATTTAGAGAATACCCAGCAGTGTCAGCGCCAGTATTACTAATGGTATTACCATTAGCACCATTATTCGTATTATTAAGAATTACCTCAATTTGATTGCTGCCAATATTGAGCAGATTACTGGAAAAAGTGAATGTTCCACCAGTATTACCTCCGTCGAAATTTTCTGTAATATAGGAACCGCCAGATACAAATTGAAATGCTCCTGTTGTTGGTGTTGATTTAGTATAAACAAGGTCAACTAACGTACCATTTATAAGTAATGCTGCGCGGTCATCAGCACCAAATGATGCGATATTTACTTGAACATTTTGTGAATTGTCTATACTACTAATATTAAAATCACGAACACCTGAAGACCAACCTGTATATGTTGATTGGGTAATATTTTGGCTAAGTGTGTAACCACTTCCAGTAACCCAGGTTGAACCAACTGAGCTACCATATGTTACATAACTATTAAGGCTATTTGTGCCGTCAGAAAAAGACCAGTTACCAACATTTGTGTTATCTGTGCCAAAATCAAGAGTAGCAGCAGTGACTTGCGTGGTTGGTATAACAGCGACAAGTCCAGCTAATAAAACAGTTGTAATAATCTGCTTATTTTTCCTAAAATTCAGAAATGAACTTGCTATAATTTGAGTTGAGTTGAGTTGAGTTGAGTTGAGTTGAGTTGCATCAATATTCCTTTGAATTGCTTGTTACAATAAATTTTCACCGAATTAATACCGATGGTTTCAAGTTTCATTTCAAAGAGGCAATCCAGCAATCCTTACAACAAGAACCCTAAGACTTTCCGCTTCTACCCTTTGGTAGAATTGGCCTTTACTCTTGGTTAATAATTAACATATAAAATAAGTATTTTCAATTCTATCTAACATATTTTTTTATATCCTCTGCGCCTTAAATCTATCAGTAGCCTCAAACCCAGAAAAGCGATAGAATTCAACAAGAAAAAATCAAGTCTATCGTTTTTCAATTTCAATTCATGGAAACACGTATAACTAATTGATTATAAATAACTATTCAGATTGATACAATAATAACTCAGGAGGTTCGCATGTTTAGTTTTCGTCTATTGGTCAGTGCTATTGCATTAACCAGCTCATTTTCGGTTATGGCGGCAGATACTTTGCCGACCACCGCACCTGCACCCGCTAATAATCCCACTACTCCAGAAAAAGTGCAGTTGGGTAAAATGTTGTATCACGATCCACGTTTGTCTTCTACCGGAACTGTCTCTTGCTCTTCTTGCCATAACACCATGCTAGGTGGTGAAGACAATCGTCCTAATTCGATGGGGGTTAATGGGCAAACAGGCGGTCGTAGCGCACCTACCGTGTGGAACGCAGCATTTAATAGTGTACAGTTCTGGGATGGCCGTGCGGCCAGTCTGGAAGATCAAGCAGCAGGTCCTGTTACTAACCCCATAGAAATGGGTATGAAAAGTTGGGATGATGTTGTAGCACGTTTAAAAACCATTAAAGGTTACCAAACTGCTTTTGAAAGCGCATTTGGCGATAAAAACGCAATCTCTAAAGAGAATGCCACTAAAGCAATTGCCGCGTATGAAAGAACCTTAATTACGCCTAACAGTGCTTACGATAAATATATTAGTGGTAATAAATCGGCCTTAACCCCACAACAAGTTCGCGGTTTAACAAAAGTGACCGAATTGGGTTGTACCAGTTGTCATAGTGGCCCAGCCTTTAATGGCCCCGGTGCGTTCCAAAAATTCCCGGTTTTCCCTGACGGCTATTTTGACGCGCAATACCATTTTACTAAAGATTTGGGTCTAGCCGAAGTCACTAAAAAAGACAGTGATAAACATATGTGGAAAGTACCCACCTTACGTAATATTGCTTTAACTGCACCGTATTTCCATAATGGTTCGGTTAAAACTTTGGATGTTGCTGTTAAGATGATGGCAAAAATGCAAATGAACATCACCTTGCCCGATTCAGATATTGCCGATATCGTGGCTTTTCTTAATGCGTTGACCGGGGAGTTTCCACAACAAACCATGCCAACATTACCCGGTACTCCTGGCACTACCTTCAATTAAGGTATATAAGTTGTACTGCTAGATGAGAGGGGGCTAATAGCCCCCTTTTTTGTAAACAAAATTAATGGGCTTTATAGGATGTGCCGAACGAAGTAATGCGCATCTGTCGCGATTGATGCACCTGCTGATGTCGGCACATTCTATAAAGCTTAACATTACACTGATTAGATGTTTTATGCCTGTTTTTTAAAACTGCGCTATCTTTCAGTTATTCAATTTTATGTTAAGGATTTTTCCACCCATGAAAAAATTACTTTTAATTGCAAATATAGGACTGTTATCGCTATCAGCAAGCACTCAGGCGGCCGATATATCCGCTTGTAAAGCTGGTGGTATTAATCTTGACAGTTTTTCTTACTTTTCTTCCGACCGGGCTTTTATCGATTTGGCCAAAGTCGCTGGCAACTGGATTTCTCCTGAAAACAGGGCCTTACAATTAGACAAGGATGGCTATCCAATCAGCTTTGATCCAACAGGTAGAGCGCCAGAAAGTTTGGTAACCTACGACAACTGGAAGAGTGATCCCCAGCTAGATGATAAATACGTGCTTTTGTATGACGGTGAAGGCCAGTTAAAAACCGGCCTGCCTGCGGATAAAATTTTACAGGAAGGCCCAGGCAGAATTTTGTTTAAACCTTATATGAATAATTTATATCTGGATATAATTAAGACAAATCCAGATAATCATATTCGCAATCTTAGGTTAATCCCGTCAGACTTTGAAAAAAACTATGTTGAGCATCCCTTTAGAGAGCGATATCTAAAAACCTGGGGTATGTTTCCGGTGTGGCGTTTTATGGATTTTATGGCAACTAACGATTCGTTGGTCACTACTTGGCAGACCAGAAAACAAACTACTGCCTATGGTGCTGATGGCGGTGTTCCCATTGAAGACATTATTAACTTAGCCAATAAAGCGCAAGTGGCACCTTGGCTTAATATACCGCACATGGCAACGGATGATTACATTGTTAATCTGGCTAGCTATGTAAAAGAGCATTTAGATCCTAAGCTTAAGGTTTACATTGAATATTCGAATGAGGCCTGGAACGGTGGATTTAAGCAATTTGGCTACATGGTGAACGAAGGAAAAAAACATGGCATGGACCCGCATCAGTTTTATGCTGATCGCGCTTTGAGTATTTTTAAAGCCTGGGAACAAGTGTTTGGCGGTGCCGATAGAATCGTAAGGGTAGTTGGAACGCAAGCCACCGTACCTTGGGTGAGTGAAAGAATCTTTAGCTGGAAAGATATTGCCAAACATACCGATGCTCTGGCGGTAGGGTATTATTTTGGTTACGAGTACGGTAGCGAATTAGTTGAAAAAACCGTGAATATGACGGTTGATCAATTAGTGGACGATGTTAAACTGAATGCCTTAGCTAAACAAAAACAATTTTTAATAGCACAGAAAGCCATTGCAGATAAATATAAAATCAGTTTGGTGTCTTACGAAGCCGGTCAACATTTAGTGGGTGCTGGCTTTAATCAAGCCCTGGGTTACTTACCCGATAACGTTAAATTAGCCGATTTGTTTATTGCTGCGAATAGACATCCGAAAATGAACGAAATCTATAAACAACATTACCAAAACTGGGTTGATGTGGGCGGTGGTATGATTGGCTGGTTCTCCTCCACCTTTATTCCTGGAAAATGGGGTTCGTGGGGCTTATTGGAAAGCGGTGGACAAAAGATAGAGACTGCCCCCAAATTTATGGCCGTAAAAGACATACAAACGCAACTGGATAAAAAATCAATTGATGCGTGTAAGTATGTTTCCACGCCTTAAGCATAACATCGCAACCCCTTTGATAATTGCGGCTTATGGCCTTCAATAAATGGTTGGTTTTTCATAGGGTGGAATAGGTGCAAACCGTATTCCACCGATTGAAGTCAATCGCCGTATAGTTAAGGTAATGCTGTCTTAACATCCCAGAATGTTATTGCCAAACAGATGGCTTGTCACGTATTTAAGAAAATGCCACCCTGTGTAGAATAGGGTAGTTACCACATAGCTGCCAAAAGTGCCATCTTCTCTTGATTGGCGAGTTAACCAAATACAATCAATATGTTAAGTGTTTTTAGATTTTAACCAGTGATTGATCACTAAACTACAAAATACCCAAAATCACTCTAAATAGGCTGTTTTGTGACTTATGAGAGGAGCTCAATCACTGCATTTCGGATGCTTTTTGTTAAGTTTAACCAAGATGGCGGTTTTGGCAGCTATGTGGTAACTACCCCAGAATAGCGATAGTCTGGGATGAATTGATATTTTAGCGATTCATGTTCTAAAAGTATTCGTAAACAAAATCTGCCTACCATGCATCCTGGCGCAATACTCTTGGCTATTGACGCCCTATGAGGCGACCGCTTTGATAATTGCTGTGATAAATTAAATCACGTTTTGTATCGAGTAGGATGCACTACGGGTGATGGTTATAGGCTGCTTAACAGGTTTTGCAGTTTCAACACTGTTTGAAAGCTACTATTGATCGAAAAAATCAAGCATTGGTAGACCAAGGTGAATAATACGGCATACTGAAAGGCGTTGGCATTAAAGGTTTTTTCCAGCTTGCCACGCGCGTAAATCAAAACCGTCAGTAGTGCCAGAGCCAAATTTGACATGGAAAGCCATCTGTCAACGTCAGTGGCTACTATGCTCAATGATAACGGCACTAGAAAAGTAATAATAAGTGCAATTGGCATGAGTGGCTGCTGCTTAAATGTGCGCGCTGCATTAAAAAACAGTAAGTAAAACGGCATAAATGCCGGCAGATATAATAAAACATAAAACCAAAACCCAGAGCCACGCATGGCATCCAAACCCATTGATTTATTTTCGTCTAGCGATGTAAATTGTACTTTCATGCTCATCTCATCAATCTCCACTTTCGGTGCAACAGAATGGTAGTAATTGATCGCATCAGGCATTGAAATGTAATTTAACAGGGTGAATTTAGACAGGGTAATAGAGAAAATGAACGATAAAAACACATAATACGTCACTCTAGAGCGAAGTATGTCTTTAAGCGTAGGTTGATCAAGCAGAGCGCTTGCAAAAAAAAGTGTTCCCAAAAAAAATACAGAAGCTTCATGAATTAAGACACAAAATATCAGGGAAACCAACTGAATCTCTGGGTAAAACACCCGACGATGCCAGCCCTTATAAGTACAGAGTATATGAATAACCGCAAAAGGAATGGCCCATAAATCTAATATTCCACCACTCATGGTATGCTGTGGAATAAAGCCGGGAATGGTTGCCAACCAAAGTATCATGGTTAGCCTAAAAGCGCTATTCTGCTCGGTTACAAAGACCTGAACCAGTAAATATAAATAAACTAAACTACTAGAAACGATTACCAGCAAAGAAATAGCCGATACGGTTTTACTGCTAATAGGTACCCAACTGCCAAGTAAGCTACCAATTAACCCACGCTTGATTAAACCAAACTGATAATCCCATATCCATGACGTTTCTACTTGCGGGTAAGAACCTCGGTAATTTATTAGAATCAGCGATATTAAAATGGGTAATAGAACGTAGAGCTGTTGTTTTTGGTCCGAGGTCATAGTAAGTCCTACTGCGAATATTAAAAATCGATGTTATTACTCCATGCGATAAACCAGCACTCTAAAGAGTATGTAGATCTGTTTAAACGTATATTCGATCTGAAACCTTAGCGGCTTGACCAATCGGCAGAAAAATCCGCATGGCTAACGGCATCTTATGCGGTGTGCGCTAGTATTTTTTACGCTTAATCCGCTACATTTAGCAAACGTTGGTAAATGGATTTTAACTGCCGTGCTTTGCTTTCCCAGGTATAGTGTTGTTTAGCAAATTCAGCTGCT contains:
- a CDS encoding DUF4082 domain-containing protein is translated as MVSMKTSITSIFLTFSLSFGIAQADTPAISFNSLAGNLSGSNWNLGFEFQANSNVDVTKLGSLTAGVSSSPVEIGLWDSSGNLLASASVTKSSPVLNQFSYAAITPVELKAGSDYYVASVGYTNYGAGAIGATTAPQITYIKDAWNYNGSSLAFPFKSNNFNLSNAGIFGANLQISAVPEAQEWAMMLLGLPLVGWVVRRKQS
- a CDS encoding transposase, translating into MSNYRRYRIPGGTYFFTVNLLEREPNDLLIRHIDILRHTVKNVRRRWPFHIDAWVVLPDHLHCVWTLPQGDTDNTTRWRLIKQAFSKALPITERRSAVRIAKGERGIWQRRFWEHLILDDADYAAHLDYCHINPVKHGLVKQVINWPYSTFHRCVDQGLYPANWATPLPVIDVDGERS
- a CDS encoding DUF2283 domain-containing protein; translated protein: MKLSYDKETDSLYIHLSNTPSVDSDEVAEGVVLDFDCNGKLVGIDVQNASQKTDIESISLAHLPLQTLEAA
- a CDS encoding cytochrome-c peroxidase, whose product is MFSFRLLVSAIALTSSFSVMAADTLPTTAPAPANNPTTPEKVQLGKMLYHDPRLSSTGTVSCSSCHNTMLGGEDNRPNSMGVNGQTGGRSAPTVWNAAFNSVQFWDGRAASLEDQAAGPVTNPIEMGMKSWDDVVARLKTIKGYQTAFESAFGDKNAISKENATKAIAAYERTLITPNSAYDKYISGNKSALTPQQVRGLTKVTELGCTSCHSGPAFNGPGAFQKFPVFPDGYFDAQYHFTKDLGLAEVTKKDSDKHMWKVPTLRNIALTAPYFHNGSVKTLDVAVKMMAKMQMNITLPDSDIADIVAFLNALTGEFPQQTMPTLPGTPGTTFN